In Helicobacter bilis, a genomic segment contains:
- the lptE gene encoding LPS assembly lipoprotein LptE: MLFYRIFFIFFAIYVSGCGYKPMSYYANKALGEKVYVELIVNLENPEESVKIKDLVNEAIVSRFHSRIANKSEADSILKVNVENIQDTIIGTNTQGIATFYRVFLNISFSFNHNGKAFNFANQGYYDYAASLGSPTITYNNRSNAIIEAARQSLDRFISQIGYSASF, from the coding sequence ATGCTATTTTATAGAATCTTTTTTATATTTTTTGCCATATATGTGAGTGGTTGCGGCTATAAACCCATGTCATATTATGCAAATAAAGCCTTAGGTGAGAAAGTCTATGTAGAACTCATTGTCAATCTAGAGAATCCAGAAGAATCTGTAAAGATTAAAGACTTAGTAAATGAGGCGATTGTTTCGCGTTTTCATTCAAGGATAGCGAATAAGAGCGAGGCAGATTCTATCCTTAAGGTTAATGTAGAAAATATACAAGATACAATCATTGGCACAAATACACAAGGCATTGCGACTTTTTATCGCGTGTTTCTCAATATTTCCTTTAGCTTTAATCATAATGGAAAAGCATTTAACTTTGCAAATCAAGGTTATTATGACTATGCTGCCTCACTTGGTAGCCCAACAATCACCTATAACAATAGATCAAATGCAATCATTGAAGCAGCAAGGCAAAGTCTTGATAGATTCATATCTCAAATTGGTTATAGTGCATCCTTTTAA
- a CDS encoding cytochrome-c peroxidase, producing the protein MKKNKQNLCSLISQVRSKVMLFGIIICSSFFVFTQLVYGFEDIGAKIEAIAKKAHSAGLKPVSEGAELATLQKGMFDKKSDFSFSEAQLELGKILYFDPRLSNDGMRSCNTCHNIAMQGTSTLDKSQNNPHHLNVPTIYNMLFNDAAYYKGQIKRHDKLDTNTSKFLSKNITARATLHALKADNEMKGNMQKIIQGITNSKEYMRYFIRAYGTKVKVDENLIAQTLAGFIMSLNVVTRFDDFLNGNLKALSISEAEGLDMFIEKGCVTCHNGVNLGGTMQPFEVIGKYKFSDLGKFGTDSNKMLKVPTLRNITATAPYFHNGGFSNLDDAIKEMGRIQIGINLSNKDIAKIIEFLESLSGEIRTITIPTLPRASF; encoded by the coding sequence ATGAAAAAAAACAAGCAGAATCTATGTAGTCTTATATCTCAAGTGCGATCAAAAGTTATGCTTTTTGGCATTATTATATGCAGTAGCTTTTTTGTATTTACACAGCTTGTTTATGGCTTTGAAGACATAGGGGCAAAGATAGAAGCCATCGCCAAAAAGGCACATTCAGCGGGATTAAAGCCTGTGAGTGAGGGTGCTGAATTAGCTACATTGCAAAAAGGTATGTTTGATAAAAAGTCAGATTTTAGCTTTTCAGAGGCACAACTTGAGTTAGGTAAGATTCTCTACTTTGATCCGCGTTTAAGTAATGATGGTATGCGCTCATGCAACACCTGCCATAATATCGCTATGCAAGGCACAAGCACACTTGATAAAAGTCAAAATAACCCCCATCATTTAAATGTCCCGACAATTTATAACATGCTTTTTAATGATGCTGCCTACTACAAAGGACAAATAAAAAGACATGATAAACTAGATACAAACACAAGTAAATTTTTATCAAAAAATATTACTGCTAGGGCGACTTTACATGCACTAAAGGCAGATAATGAAATGAAAGGCAATATGCAAAAAATCATTCAAGGTATCACCAACTCAAAAGAGTATATGCGATATTTCATAAGGGCGTATGGCACGAAAGTAAAGGTTGATGAGAATCTTATCGCACAGACTTTGGCTGGTTTTATTATGAGTTTAAATGTAGTTACTCGCTTTGATGATTTTTTGAATGGGAATCTAAAAGCCCTTAGCATTAGTGAAGCTGAAGGGCTTGATATGTTTATTGAAAAGGGCTGTGTAACATGTCATAATGGCGTAAATCTTGGTGGGACAATGCAGCCTTTTGAAGTTATAGGTAAATATAAATTCAGTGATTTAGGGAAGTTTGGCACAGATTCTAATAAAATGCTGAAAGTCCCAACACTGCGTAATATCACTGCAACTGCACCATATTTTCATAATGGTGGATTTAGTAACCTTGATGATGCGATTAAAGAAATGGGGAGAATACAAATAGGCATTAATCTCTCGAATAAAGACATAGCAAAAATTATTGAGTTTTTAGAATCTTTAAGTGGTGAGATACGAACTATAACAATACCAACTTTGCCTAGAGCAAGTTTTTAA
- a CDS encoding glycosyltransferase family 9 protein has protein sequence MRYILIKLPNWLGDTMMLTPTIACIRRFFPQAKIILVGNALSVSLFNTNKTFIKIFTDKSKQKKGIINRIRETTKLAGEVNSYLHENNITLDCAITTQNNFFSAFLLSKIAVKKRIGYGDKNAFGMRKFLLTHIVKYTSGRPPLCTHQVLSYIHLLLPILPHSFFKDCKLDSKSVHYNPLASRVQNMLYNEAKDLQLYLPFTEKKSKKKIIAISTSASYGDSKMWLISHFIEVIVDFIHKGYNVRIYGAKDDIERNAQIEKSVKEALKESDYERLENLSGKTSMQELIQSLSECRLYIGNDSGTTHIARALNLPSIIIFGPMPFSWCSPWSVLETEKRGEYYITENTISIQKDLSCVPCKQKTCPLKHHNCMRLITPQEVLDLGYKLLELEFY, from the coding sequence ATGCGATATATTTTAATTAAACTTCCAAATTGGCTTGGCGATACAATGATGCTAACACCGACCATTGCTTGTATAAGGCGATTTTTCCCACAAGCAAAAATCATTCTCGTTGGTAATGCTTTGAGTGTGAGTTTATTTAACACGAATAAAACTTTTATAAAAATCTTTACTGATAAAAGTAAGCAAAAAAAAGGCATTATAAATCGCATTAGAGAGACAACTAAACTTGCAGGAGAGGTTAATAGCTATTTGCATGAAAATAATATAACACTTGATTGTGCGATAACTACGCAAAATAACTTTTTTTCAGCTTTTTTACTCTCAAAAATAGCGGTTAAAAAACGCATTGGCTATGGTGATAAAAATGCTTTTGGTATGCGTAAATTTCTCTTAACTCATATAGTCAAATATACAAGCGGTCGTCCGCCACTTTGCACACATCAGGTGTTAAGCTATATTCATTTATTGCTGCCGATTTTACCGCATAGTTTTTTTAAAGATTGCAAGTTAGATTCTAAAAGCGTGCATTACAATCCGCTTGCAAGTCGTGTGCAAAATATGCTTTATAATGAAGCAAAAGATTTACAACTCTACCTTCCTTTTACAGAGAAAAAGTCGAAAAAAAAGATTATTGCCATTAGCACAAGTGCGAGTTATGGAGATTCTAAAATGTGGCTTATTTCACATTTCATAGAAGTGATTGTAGATTTCATACACAAAGGCTATAATGTTAGAATCTATGGGGCTAAAGATGATATAGAGAGAAACGCACAGATAGAAAAAAGTGTGAAAGAAGCCTTGAAAGAAAGCGATTATGAAAGATTAGAGAATCTAAGCGGGAAAACTAGCATGCAAGAACTCATTCAATCTTTAAGTGAATGCAGACTTTATATCGGCAATGACAGCGGGACGACACATATTGCTAGAGCGCTAAATTTACCTAGCATTATTATCTTTGGTCCTATGCCCTTTTCTTGGTGTAGTCCTTGGAGTGTTTTAGAAACTGAAAAAAGGGGAGAATACTACATTACAGAAAATACGATTTCTATACAAAAAGATCTTTCATGTGTGCCTTGCAAACAAAAGACCTGCCCCCTAAAACACCATAATTGCATGAGACTAATCACACCGCAAGAGGTGCTAGACCTTGGATATAAGTTGCTGGAACTAGAATTCTATTAA
- a CDS encoding MarR family winged helix-turn-helix transcriptional regulator — protein MKSNYFIDKSLLKSLSVGIKEAIVLDFFYYYNNRNCKSYRISITKIAEHLNIARGHLYKILGKLVKRELIVKSCKEYMVTQNYISVRRKSFKEAHSNSQTSSDIVPNYVNKYSKTKQKNIANFTDTEMYSNESKVYPKESVSILYRDTNIQNSSILNARVDIKTNAKSKIKNIFDLICLFRGEGEKSNSLKSFVIPQKFIADIIQTCDKEIKRANSINFSSLKKILSDDEYELFMNYVKKTI, from the coding sequence ATGAAGTCTAACTACTTTATAGACAAAAGTTTATTAAAATCATTAAGCGTAGGTATAAAAGAGGCAATAGTTTTAGATTTTTTCTACTACTACAATAATCGTAATTGTAAAAGTTATCGTATAAGTATTACAAAGATAGCAGAACACTTAAACATAGCTCGGGGACATCTCTACAAAATCTTAGGGAAGTTAGTAAAAAGAGAATTAATTGTTAAGTCTTGCAAAGAGTATATGGTAACCCAAAACTATATAAGTGTAAGAAGAAAAAGTTTTAAAGAAGCACATAGCAACTCTCAAACTTCAAGTGATATTGTACCAAATTATGTTAATAAATATAGCAAAACAAAGCAAAAAAATATTGCAAATTTCACAGATACAGAAATGTATTCAAATGAATCAAAAGTGTATCCAAAAGAGTCAGTTTCTATACTATATAGAGATACAAATATACAAAACTCTAGCATATTAAATGCTAGAGTAGATATAAAAACAAATGCAAAATCAAAAATTAAAAATATTTTTGATTTGATTTGTTTGTTTAGGGGGGAGGGAGAGAAAAGTAATAGCCTTAAATCCTTTGTGATACCGCAGAAATTTATTGCAGACATCATTCAAACTTGCGATAAAGAGATTAAGAGAGCAAATAGTATCAATTTCTCTAGCTTGAAAAAGATACTTAGTGATGATGAGTATGAATTGTTTATGAATTATGTAAAAAAGACTATATAA
- a CDS encoding helix-turn-helix domain-containing protein — translation MSRKISIPYKDIIPKYQTGYYSISKLAKEYNISKSTLCKYIKQNNIRINEQAQHATNALNSGFSTLEKIINERGLQINEHLQNIQNKGLIDTQNNDLIECKNINTLIVSEVINIVKQKNPYFAYIFQDLSNKILHICNDLLDNGITNTKDLKNITSAIKDINDTLQVIPKPPAFAQQININKDNNNINNNKEFVKHIEVEIVSK, via the coding sequence ATGAGTAGAAAAATAAGCATACCATATAAAGACATCATTCCAAAGTATCAAACAGGGTATTATTCAATATCAAAACTAGCTAAAGAATATAACATTTCAAAAAGCACATTATGCAAGTATATTAAACAAAATAATATAAGAATTAACGAACAGGCACAACATGCTACAAATGCCCTAAATAGCGGCTTTTCAACACTTGAAAAAATAATTAACGAACGAGGTTTGCAAATTAACGAACACTTGCAAAATATACAAAATAAAGGCTTAATTGATACACAAAATAACGATTTGATAGAATGTAAAAATATTAATACTTTAATAGTAAGTGAAGTTATAAACATAGTCAAACAAAAAAACCCTTATTTTGCGTATATATTCCAAGATTTAAGCAATAAGATTTTACATATATGTAATGATTTACTAGATAATGGAATCACAAATACAAAAGATTTAAAAAATATCACAAGTGCTATAAAAGACATTAACGACACATTGCAAGTTATTCCAAAACCCCCAGCATTCGCACAACAGATAAACATTAACAAAGACAATAATAACATTAACAATAATAAAGAGTTTGTTAAACATATTGAAGTAGAGATTGTAAGCAAATGA
- a CDS encoding ATPase domain-containing protein yields MPHITLDDIALIMAESPIANIDEYVIKIVENNKTLTTLNFLSNLRNEILQNDSSTINSILFNSIKSIEQINDSMGTNEHIKSFAEWENYLKEHDTNNVRYQIGLNCIDNALKGGIKLNQLILIAGDAESGKTSLGLQILHNLSKNHKTCYFSLEFSAKSYIERSNKIDKILLKENQITQDTYNAMRINRFLDTDTRELNRLELAIANLAKQGVKFFLIDSQMCIEVHDEKYEVEKQNKKFQVLHKLVQKYEIAIFLIVQYSKANKSSPYGSVIGQYVPSIILSIEKNEKDDDFEYIINIKKNKQEGVLGKNNVEFNRNTLMFETPLHDTSKNSSSDMNRYFKQSHSYPQGKIKGEQEIKMRPQETEPQIQVEKVNLEGLLV; encoded by the coding sequence ATGCCACACATAACACTTGATGATATTGCATTAATCATGGCAGAATCACCTATTGCAAATATTGATGAGTATGTGATAAAAATTGTAGAAAACAATAAAACATTAACAACGCTTAACTTTCTATCAAATCTTAGAAATGAAATATTGCAAAATGATTCAAGCACAATCAATTCTATACTCTTTAATTCCATAAAATCAATAGAACAAATCAATGATAGCATGGGAACAAACGAGCATATTAAAAGCTTTGCTGAATGGGAAAACTATCTCAAAGAACATGATACAAACAATGTGAGATACCAAATAGGGCTAAATTGTATCGATAATGCTTTAAAAGGCGGTATAAAGCTTAATCAGTTAATATTAATAGCAGGGGACGCTGAAAGTGGAAAAACAAGCTTAGGATTACAAATATTACATAATCTTAGCAAAAATCATAAAACTTGCTATTTTAGCCTTGAATTTAGTGCTAAAAGCTACATAGAAAGAAGCAATAAGATAGATAAAATCTTATTAAAAGAAAATCAAATAACACAAGATACATATAATGCAATGCGGATAAATAGATTCTTAGATACAGACACTAGAGAACTAAATAGACTAGAATTAGCCATAGCAAATCTAGCAAAGCAGGGTGTAAAGTTTTTCTTAATAGATTCACAAATGTGTATAGAAGTGCATGATGAAAAGTATGAAGTAGAAAAGCAAAATAAGAAATTTCAAGTATTGCATAAATTAGTCCAAAAGTATGAGATTGCAATATTTTTGATAGTCCAATACTCAAAAGCTAATAAATCATCGCCTTATGGAAGTGTTATAGGGCAATATGTGCCATCAATAATACTATCCATTGAAAAGAACGAGAAAGATGATGATTTTGAATACATAATCAACATTAAAAAGAATAAGCAAGAGGGAGTATTAGGAAAAAACAATGTAGAGTTTAATAGAAACACTCTCATGTTTGAAACGCCATTACACGACACAAGCAAGAATAGTAGTAGTGATATGAATAGATATTTTAAACAATCACACTCATATCCGCAAGGAAAAATTAAAGGAGAGCAAGAAATTAAAATGAGACCACAAGAAACAGAGCCACAGATACAAGTAGAAAAAGTTAATTTAGAGGGATTATTAGTTTAG